One part of the Mesorhizobium sp. M4B.F.Ca.ET.058.02.1.1 genome encodes these proteins:
- a CDS encoding FGGY family carbohydrate kinase — protein MDDVVIGIDASTTAVKAIAFARNGAELFQARETYPLSNPAPGHFEQDAEHWWTALLAAVKQVAGKVGGSRVAAISIAHQRETFTLIDAAGKPLIPAILWLDERARPQVARLSAELGREAIRDWSGKPPDPTPALYALAWLAEHRPQALGQAAALVDVHGFFVHRLTGRLVTSTASADPLGLLDIKTGTWHPRLVEAAGLRPEHLPELVGPGEICGGLSESAAALTGLQAGTPIIAGAGDGQAMGLGMGVYGPGKSYLSLGSGVVSGNYAGAVATSDAFRTLVSPTGSGFMLETVLRSGMQLVDWIVRTTGAPSAAILEKAAMEVPAGSDGLLVMPYWAGVMSPYWDGAARGAIVGLSLDHEPRHLFRAVLEGIAFEQAIATAAMEERTGKAEAMIAAGGGANSTLLMRIMANVLERPLSVSPVNEAAALGAAMLAASAVGWFASPEDAAMAMAAPPARRVDPVDALVPAYRARKAIYRDLYHATRDIHARLGAA, from the coding sequence ATGGACGATGTCGTAATCGGGATCGACGCCTCGACGACGGCCGTGAAGGCGATCGCTTTCGCGCGGAACGGGGCGGAACTGTTCCAGGCGCGCGAAACCTACCCGCTGTCAAACCCGGCGCCCGGCCATTTCGAACAGGACGCCGAGCACTGGTGGACGGCGCTGCTTGCCGCGGTGAAGCAGGTCGCCGGCAAGGTCGGCGGCTCGCGCGTGGCGGCGATTTCCATCGCCCACCAGCGCGAGACGTTCACCCTGATCGACGCTGCCGGCAAGCCGCTCATCCCGGCGATCCTGTGGCTGGACGAGCGCGCCCGCCCGCAAGTGGCACGGCTTTCGGCCGAGCTCGGCCGCGAGGCGATCCGCGACTGGAGCGGCAAGCCGCCGGACCCGACGCCGGCGCTCTATGCGCTTGCCTGGCTTGCCGAACACCGGCCGCAGGCGCTCGGCCAGGCGGCGGCACTCGTCGACGTGCACGGGTTCTTCGTCCACCGGCTGACCGGACGGCTGGTGACCAGCACCGCGAGCGCCGATCCGCTCGGCCTGCTCGACATCAAGACCGGTACCTGGCATCCCCGCCTGGTCGAGGCCGCCGGGCTGCGGCCGGAGCATTTGCCGGAGCTGGTCGGGCCGGGAGAAATCTGCGGCGGCCTGAGCGAAAGCGCCGCCGCTCTGACCGGCCTGCAGGCCGGCACGCCCATCATCGCCGGCGCCGGCGACGGCCAGGCGATGGGCCTCGGCATGGGCGTCTACGGTCCCGGCAAGAGCTACCTCTCGCTGGGCTCCGGCGTCGTCAGCGGCAACTATGCCGGCGCGGTCGCGACATCGGATGCGTTCCGCACGCTGGTCTCACCGACCGGCTCCGGCTTCATGCTGGAGACGGTGCTGCGCTCGGGCATGCAGCTGGTCGACTGGATCGTGCGCACCACCGGTGCACCCTCCGCCGCCATCCTGGAGAAGGCCGCGATGGAGGTGCCCGCAGGCAGCGACGGCCTGCTGGTCATGCCGTACTGGGCCGGCGTCATGAGCCCGTACTGGGATGGTGCTGCGCGCGGCGCCATTGTCGGCCTGTCGCTCGACCATGAGCCAAGACATCTCTTCCGCGCGGTGCTGGAAGGCATCGCCTTCGAGCAGGCGATCGCCACCGCTGCGATGGAGGAGCGGACCGGCAAGGCAGAGGCGATGATCGCGGCTGGCGGCGGCGCCAATTCGACGCTGCTGATGCGGATCATGGCGAACGTGCTGGAACGGCCGCTCTCGGTTTCGCCGGTCAACGAGGCGGCCGCACTCGGCGCCGCCATGCTGGCGGCATCCGCCGTCGGATGGTTCGCTTCGCCGGAAGACGCGGCAATGGCAATGGCCGCGCCACCGGCAAGGCGCGTCGACCCGGTCGATGCGCTGGTGCCCGCTTATCGCGCGCGCAAGGCAATCTACCGCGACCTCTATCATGCGACGCGTGACATCCATGCACGGCTCGGCGCGGCCTGA
- a CDS encoding sugar-binding transcriptional regulator gives MAVIENEKASRFPDAELKARAAWHYYVEGLTQERISEILGIGRIKVHRILSAAREEGVVQFRIRDSVVECVQLEESLKQRFGLSQAVVVPSAADRSNAPLMIGHAAATYLADNVNPGDVIALGWGRTLKFAINELPRRPIARTTVVSMLGGLTHAQPLNPTESAWEFAEKIGAECYLLPVPVYADRPEQRDAFMSQRSVQDVVFRARRANIAVLSVGAFSGNSPIANYGFIKPSELEELQAAGAVGDILCYFIDVEGRPIDHEVNRRVCAFPLQDLSDIPSIILVSGGQDKVAVMRAALANTRVSVLITDEDAAKGLLSR, from the coding sequence ATGGCGGTGATCGAGAACGAGAAGGCCTCGCGCTTCCCGGACGCCGAGCTCAAGGCGCGCGCTGCCTGGCACTATTATGTCGAGGGTCTGACGCAGGAGCGCATCTCGGAGATCCTCGGCATCGGCCGCATCAAGGTGCATCGTATCCTCTCCGCCGCCCGCGAGGAGGGCGTGGTCCAGTTCCGCATCCGCGACAGCGTCGTCGAATGCGTGCAGCTCGAGGAGAGCCTGAAGCAGCGCTTTGGCCTGAGCCAGGCCGTTGTCGTGCCGTCGGCCGCGGACAGAAGCAACGCGCCGCTGATGATCGGCCATGCCGCGGCAACCTATCTGGCCGACAACGTCAATCCCGGTGATGTCATCGCGCTCGGCTGGGGCCGCACGCTGAAATTCGCCATCAACGAACTGCCCCGGCGGCCGATTGCCAGGACCACGGTGGTCTCGATGCTTGGCGGCCTCACTCACGCGCAGCCGCTCAACCCGACCGAGAGCGCCTGGGAGTTCGCCGAGAAGATCGGCGCCGAATGCTATCTGCTGCCCGTGCCGGTCTATGCTGACAGGCCGGAACAGCGCGATGCCTTCATGAGCCAGCGCAGCGTCCAGGACGTCGTCTTCCGTGCCCGGCGCGCCAACATCGCCGTGCTCAGCGTCGGCGCCTTCTCCGGCAACAGCCCGATCGCCAATTACGGCTTCATCAAGCCTAGCGAGCTCGAGGAATTGCAGGCGGCCGGCGCTGTCGGCGACATCCTCTGCTACTTCATCGACGTCGAGGGCCGCCCCATCGACCATGAGGTCAACCGTCGCGTCTGCGCCTTTCCGCTGCAGGATCTCTCCGATATTCCGTCGATCATCCTGGTTTCGGGTGGGCAGGACAAGGTGGCCGTCATGCGCGCCGCGCTTGCCAACACCAGGGTCTCGGTGCTGATCACCGACGAGGACGCGGCCAAGGGCCTGCTCAGTCGCTGA
- a CDS encoding efflux RND transporter periplasmic adaptor subunit, translating into MRKWKIALGTAVALGAISMASVHLLDMGSLSLNAGTAGAAPAPAAFVMPVPVVNVVKRTLPIYLDYAARVEPIRSITLQARVPGYLQEQAAADGSDVKQGDLLYRIAPEDYQAALDQAKAEIERDTATLDYARSNLGRGTELAKSGYLAKDSFDQRTSTLRAAEAALAVDRAALRTAQLNLGYSEIKAPFPGRIGRNQASVGTLVSVAGTVLNTLVQLDPIYVTFNPSETDLVEIEAAKAAGPIAVDVLLPGETEPSQKGELTFIDNTIDHSTGTITARATIGNAKFSLLPGQYVRVRLHVKEQPNTLMVPQVALGSSQLGKYLYVVGKGNTVDQKLVSLGPTDGDLISVTSGISEGDQVITGNLQKIGPGMPVSPLPQQKPAS; encoded by the coding sequence ATGCGTAAATGGAAAATCGCTTTGGGAACGGCCGTGGCGCTCGGTGCCATCTCGATGGCCAGCGTCCATCTGCTCGACATGGGCAGTCTCAGCCTCAATGCCGGCACGGCAGGGGCAGCGCCGGCTCCGGCGGCGTTCGTGATGCCGGTGCCGGTGGTGAACGTGGTGAAGAGGACGCTGCCGATCTATCTCGACTATGCCGCGCGGGTCGAACCGATCCGCAGCATCACCCTGCAGGCCCGCGTGCCGGGCTACCTGCAGGAGCAGGCTGCCGCCGACGGCAGCGACGTCAAGCAGGGCGACCTGCTCTACCGGATCGCGCCCGAGGACTATCAGGCGGCACTCGACCAGGCGAAGGCCGAGATCGAGCGCGACACGGCGACGCTCGACTATGCGCGGTCCAATCTCGGCCGCGGCACGGAACTCGCCAAGAGCGGCTATCTCGCCAAGGACAGTTTCGACCAGCGCACGAGCACCCTGCGCGCGGCCGAGGCAGCGCTTGCAGTCGACAGGGCCGCGCTGCGCACCGCCCAGCTCAACCTCGGCTATTCGGAGATCAAGGCGCCGTTCCCGGGCCGTATCGGCCGCAACCAGGCCTCGGTCGGCACGCTGGTCAGCGTCGCCGGCACGGTGCTCAACACGCTGGTGCAGCTCGACCCGATCTACGTCACCTTCAATCCGAGCGAGACCGATCTCGTCGAAATCGAAGCCGCGAAGGCAGCCGGCCCGATCGCCGTCGATGTTCTGCTGCCCGGTGAGACTGAGCCCAGCCAGAAGGGCGAGCTCACCTTCATCGACAACACGATCGACCATTCGACCGGCACGATCACGGCGCGGGCGACGATCGGCAATGCGAAATTCTCGCTGCTGCCCGGCCAGTATGTGCGGGTCCGGCTGCACGTGAAGGAGCAGCCGAACACGCTGATGGTGCCGCAGGTGGCGCTGGGGTCCAGCCAGCTCGGCAAGTACCTCTATGTCGTCGGCAAGGGCAACACGGTCGACCAGAAGCTGGTCTCGCTCGGGCCGACCGACGGCGACCTGATATCCGTGACATCAGGCATTTCCGAGGGCGACCAGGTGATCACCGGCAATCTGCAGAAGATCGGACCCGGCATGCCGGTCTCGCCGCTGCCGCAACAGAAACCGGCCAGCTGA
- a CDS encoding homoserine dehydrogenase, translated as MSHPQFAAELLQRAEKHGPITIGLAGAGQMGTDIVVQVALMPGMRIGAISEVRPQAAIDAALLAGHDRADIVQAPNAAAIDRAIEAGKIAVTEDLHALAAAGRIDVIIDATGNPNIGTLFALEVMKNGKHIVMLNVEADITIGRFLKDEARKAGVVYTGAAGDEPACTLEIIGFAKSLGFTIVAAGKGKNNPLKIDAMPADYEKEASERNMNARMLVEFVDGSKTAIEMVAIANATGLVPDVPGMHGPTATLEELAGVLCPREDGGVLHRKGVVDYSIGKGVAPGVFCIIETKHPRVLERMIDLKVGKGPYFTIFRPYHLTSLEVPLSAARAVVYKRADMEPLDHPVAEAVAVAKSNLGAGQSLGMIGENDYRGFAMTWEDARARGALPLGLAERAKVVKPVKAGDFLTYENCVPDDSMVITQIRRRLDQSDGRFVTNAA; from the coding sequence ATGTCCCATCCGCAATTCGCAGCGGAGCTCCTGCAGCGCGCTGAAAAGCACGGGCCGATCACCATCGGCCTGGCCGGCGCCGGGCAGATGGGGACGGACATCGTCGTCCAGGTCGCGCTGATGCCGGGCATGCGCATCGGCGCCATTTCCGAGGTCCGGCCGCAGGCGGCGATCGACGCCGCTCTGCTTGCCGGCCATGACCGCGCTGACATCGTCCAGGCGCCCAACGCCGCGGCCATCGACCGCGCCATCGAGGCCGGCAAGATCGCCGTCACCGAGGATTTGCATGCGCTTGCCGCCGCCGGCCGCATCGACGTCATCATCGACGCCACCGGCAACCCCAACATCGGCACGCTGTTCGCCCTCGAAGTGATGAAGAACGGCAAGCACATCGTCATGCTCAATGTCGAGGCCGACATCACCATCGGCCGCTTCCTCAAGGATGAGGCGCGCAAGGCAGGCGTGGTCTACACCGGCGCCGCCGGCGACGAGCCCGCCTGCACGCTGGAGATCATCGGCTTCGCCAAGAGCCTCGGCTTCACAATAGTCGCCGCCGGCAAGGGCAAGAACAATCCGCTGAAGATCGACGCCATGCCGGCCGACTACGAGAAGGAGGCCAGCGAGCGCAACATGAACGCGCGCATGCTGGTCGAGTTCGTCGACGGCTCGAAGACGGCGATCGAGATGGTGGCGATCGCCAACGCCACCGGCCTGGTGCCGGACGTGCCGGGCATGCACGGCCCGACGGCGACACTCGAGGAACTGGCAGGGGTGCTCTGCCCGCGCGAGGACGGCGGCGTGCTGCACCGCAAGGGCGTGGTCGACTATTCGATCGGCAAGGGCGTGGCGCCCGGCGTCTTCTGCATCATCGAGACGAAGCATCCGCGCGTGCTGGAGCGCATGATCGACCTCAAGGTCGGCAAGGGCCCCTATTTCACGATCTTCCGCCCCTATCATCTGACCAGCCTGGAAGTGCCGCTCTCGGCGGCGCGCGCCGTGGTCTACAAGCGCGCCGACATGGAGCCGCTCGACCATCCGGTGGCGGAAGCCGTGGCGGTCGCCAAGAGCAACCTCGGCGCCGGCCAGTCGCTCGGCATGATCGGCGAGAACGACTATCGCGGCTTCGCCATGACATGGGAGGACGCGCGTGCCAGGGGCGCACTGCCGCTCGGGCTGGCCGAACGCGCCAAGGTGGTGAAGCCGGTGAAGGCCGGCGACTTCCTCACCTATGAAAACTGTGTACCCGACGATTCGATGGTGATAACCCAGATCCGCCGTCGTCTCGACCAGTCGGACGGACGGTTCGTCACCAACGCCGCCTGA
- a CDS encoding multidrug efflux RND transporter permease subunit → MVNYFVQRPIFASAIAIIMVLAGAIAYFLLPVSQFPDITPPQVVVSAHYPGASAQVVADTVTTPLEQQINGVQGMTYMSSTSSNDGSSTITITFDVGYPLSTAAVDVQNRVSQAASSLPAIVNQGGVTIKKQNPNFVLIVDLTSPDGSVDPVALSNLAYLQVVDPLKRLPGVGDVQIFGERRYSMRVWLDPDKLANLGITAVDVQNAIAEQNVQVAAGKIGQSPAPAGTAFEMQVNAVGRLSDPKEFGEIVVRANSENGSLVRLRDVARIELGALQYSSSAFFGKDPTVVLAVYQMPGSNALDLQQRVKDKMQELSARFPKGVNYAMHYDTTRFVSASMHDVLITLGEALVLVVAVVFIFLQSWRTTIIPTIAIPVSLIATLAVMYMLGFSLNMLSLLGMVLAIGLVVDDAIVVVENVERQLEAGLKPLAATRAAMAEVTGPIIATTAVLMAVFIPVAFIPGVSGRLYNQFALTVAISVGISAFNSLTLSPALSAAFLRHRGETQFVLFRWFNAGFEWLSHAYAHGVRILIRLRWAMLGLFAAGLVATYFVWQKLPSTFLPVEDQGYFFVVIQLPDGASLERTDAVAEKARDILQSTPGVDIVGSISGLNFLTSAAQSNSAVEFAILKPWDERGPDQNASKLVAEVRNKLLQIPEAFALSFDPPSIPGLGTTGGFEFQVEDLSGRGSAALNDVTQALIAEARKQPELNPQQLFSSFSTSTPQFNYDLDRSKAKLLGLSLPDVFNTLQIYLGSLYVNDFNLFGRTFRVTIQADKDARADATDISRLYVRNAAGGMVPLSTLGRLVPIVGPETVPHYNNNASALINGGAAPGFSSGQAVAAMERAAATVLPRDFGYEWTGITFQELKAGSIASIVFGLAMVFVFLILAAQYESWAMPFMVLLAVPLALFGAFLVLLLRGMQIDVYSQIGFVMLIGLAAKNAILIVEFARRRREEGLSIVEAAMEAARLRLRPILMTAFAFILGVLPLMFATGAGAASRQSIGTTVFGGMVAATVLSLVFVPVFYAVIEKLRERGEDREPAPHHQDIEPTAEPALQPLAQAAE, encoded by the coding sequence ATGGTGAACTATTTCGTCCAACGTCCGATCTTCGCATCGGCGATCGCCATCATCATGGTGCTCGCCGGCGCGATCGCCTATTTCCTGCTGCCGGTGTCGCAGTTCCCCGACATCACGCCGCCGCAGGTCGTGGTCAGCGCCCACTATCCGGGCGCCAGCGCGCAGGTCGTGGCCGATACGGTAACCACGCCGCTCGAACAGCAGATCAACGGCGTGCAGGGCATGACCTACATGTCGTCGACGAGCTCCAATGACGGCTCCTCGACCATCACCATCACCTTCGATGTCGGCTATCCGCTGAGCACGGCCGCCGTCGACGTCCAGAACCGCGTCTCGCAGGCCGCGTCTTCGCTGCCGGCGATCGTCAACCAGGGCGGCGTGACGATCAAGAAGCAGAATCCCAATTTCGTGCTCATCGTCGACCTCACCTCGCCGGACGGCTCGGTCGATCCGGTGGCGCTGAGCAACCTCGCCTATCTGCAGGTGGTCGACCCGCTGAAGCGGCTGCCCGGCGTCGGCGACGTGCAGATCTTCGGCGAGCGGCGCTATTCGATGCGCGTCTGGCTCGACCCGGACAAACTGGCAAATCTCGGCATAACCGCCGTCGACGTGCAGAACGCCATTGCCGAGCAGAACGTGCAGGTCGCGGCCGGCAAGATCGGCCAGTCGCCGGCGCCGGCCGGCACCGCCTTCGAGATGCAGGTCAACGCGGTCGGCCGCCTCAGCGACCCGAAGGAATTCGGCGAGATCGTCGTGCGCGCCAATTCTGAAAACGGCTCGCTGGTGCGCCTGCGCGACGTCGCGCGCATCGAACTCGGCGCGCTGCAATATTCCTCGTCCGCTTTCTTCGGCAAGGACCCGACGGTGGTGCTCGCCGTCTACCAGATGCCGGGTTCCAACGCGCTCGACCTGCAGCAGCGGGTCAAGGACAAGATGCAGGAGTTGTCGGCGCGTTTCCCGAAGGGCGTCAACTACGCCATGCACTACGACACGACGCGCTTCGTGTCGGCCTCGATGCATGACGTTCTGATTACGCTTGGCGAGGCGCTGGTGCTGGTCGTGGCGGTGGTGTTCATCTTCCTGCAGAGCTGGCGCACCACCATCATCCCGACCATCGCCATCCCAGTGTCGCTGATCGCAACGCTGGCGGTGATGTACATGCTGGGCTTCTCGCTCAACATGCTGTCGCTGCTCGGCATGGTGCTGGCGATCGGTCTCGTCGTCGACGACGCGATCGTCGTCGTCGAGAATGTCGAGCGACAGCTCGAGGCCGGCCTCAAACCACTTGCCGCGACACGCGCGGCGATGGCCGAGGTGACAGGACCGATCATCGCCACAACCGCGGTGCTGATGGCGGTGTTCATCCCGGTCGCCTTCATCCCGGGCGTCTCGGGGCGGCTCTACAACCAGTTCGCGCTCACCGTCGCGATCTCGGTCGGCATCTCGGCCTTCAACTCGCTGACGCTGAGCCCGGCGCTGAGCGCCGCGTTCCTGCGCCATCGCGGCGAGACGCAGTTCGTCTTGTTCCGCTGGTTCAATGCCGGCTTCGAATGGCTGTCGCATGCCTACGCCCATGGCGTGCGCATCCTGATCCGGCTGCGCTGGGCCATGCTCGGTCTGTTCGCCGCCGGCCTGGTGGCTACCTATTTCGTCTGGCAGAAACTGCCCTCGACCTTCCTCCCCGTCGAGGACCAGGGTTATTTCTTCGTCGTCATCCAGCTGCCTGACGGCGCTTCGTTGGAGCGCACCGACGCGGTGGCCGAGAAGGCGCGCGACATCCTGCAGAGCACACCCGGCGTCGACATTGTCGGCTCGATCAGCGGCCTGAACTTCCTGACCAGCGCCGCGCAGTCGAACTCGGCGGTGGAGTTCGCGATCCTGAAGCCTTGGGACGAGCGTGGACCCGACCAGAATGCCTCGAAGCTGGTCGCTGAGGTGCGCAACAAGCTGCTGCAGATACCGGAGGCCTTCGCGCTCTCCTTTGATCCGCCTTCGATCCCGGGCCTCGGCACCACCGGCGGCTTCGAGTTCCAGGTCGAGGATCTCTCCGGTCGTGGCAGTGCTGCGCTCAACGATGTCACGCAGGCGCTGATCGCCGAGGCGCGCAAGCAGCCGGAACTCAATCCGCAGCAGCTGTTCTCGTCCTTCTCGACGTCGACACCGCAGTTCAACTACGACCTCGACCGCAGCAAGGCGAAACTTCTGGGGCTCAGCCTGCCCGATGTGTTCAACACACTGCAGATCTATCTCGGCTCGCTCTACGTCAACGACTTCAACCTGTTCGGCCGCACCTTCCGGGTGACGATCCAGGCCGACAAGGATGCGCGCGCCGATGCCACCGACATCTCGCGGCTCTATGTGCGCAACGCTGCGGGCGGCATGGTGCCGCTGAGCACGCTGGGCAGGCTGGTGCCGATTGTCGGCCCCGAGACGGTGCCGCACTACAACAACAATGCATCGGCCCTGATCAATGGCGGTGCCGCTCCCGGCTTCTCGTCCGGACAGGCGGTGGCGGCGATGGAGCGGGCGGCGGCGACGGTGCTGCCCAGGGACTTCGGCTATGAGTGGACCGGCATCACCTTCCAGGAGCTCAAGGCCGGCTCGATCGCCTCGATCGTGTTCGGGCTTGCCATGGTGTTCGTCTTCCTGATCCTGGCGGCGCAATACGAAAGCTGGGCGATGCCCTTCATGGTGTTGCTCGCCGTGCCGCTCGCCCTGTTCGGCGCCTTCCTGGTGCTCCTGCTGCGCGGCATGCAGATCGACGTCTACTCGCAGATCGGCTTCGTCATGCTGATCGGCCTGGCGGCGAAGAACGCCATCCTGATCGTCGAATTCGCAAGACGACGGCGCGAGGAAGGTTTGAGCATTGTCGAAGCGGCGATGGAGGCCGCGCGGCTGAGGCTGAGGCCGATCCTGATGACGGCGTTCGCCTTCATCCTCGGCGTCCTGCCGCTGATGTTCGCGACGGGTGCAGGTGCTGCCAGCCGGCAGTCGATCGGCACCACCGTCTTCGGCGGCATGGTGGCGGCGACGGTGCTGTCGCTGGTGTTCGTGCCGGTGTTCTACGCGGTGATTGAAAAGCTGCGCGAGCGAGGCGAGGACAGAGAGCCCGCTCCGCACCATCAGGATATTGAACCGACCGCCGAGCCGGCGCTTCAGCCGCTCGCCCAGGCGGCTGAATAG
- a CDS encoding GntR family transcriptional regulator, with the protein MAKLDFSPIADTTRRAEIVALLRRAILTGQLEPGQKLNELRISEQMRVSRAPLREAMRELVQEGILNSIPYAGTFVIDVTAKDIIDAYSLNKVLDEFAIECTWPLRDQRFFHELDRRHEAVKQATRALDTTRQIETALQLHGLIYEWADNSVLLETWQRLTSRLQMYFALHQQARAEPVPAEDVHDTYVRLLKGNDMRAAQRHAREHIDLDFEELLAYARGLEKRASKGA; encoded by the coding sequence ATGGCGAAGCTGGATTTCAGTCCGATCGCGGATACGACGCGGAGGGCAGAGATCGTCGCGCTGCTCAGACGCGCCATCCTGACCGGCCAGTTGGAACCAGGACAGAAGCTCAACGAGCTCAGGATCTCCGAACAGATGCGGGTGAGCCGCGCGCCGTTGCGCGAAGCGATGCGCGAATTGGTCCAGGAAGGCATCCTGAACAGCATTCCTTACGCCGGCACCTTCGTCATCGATGTCACCGCCAAGGACATCATCGACGCCTATTCGCTCAACAAGGTGCTCGACGAATTCGCCATCGAATGCACCTGGCCGCTGCGCGACCAGCGCTTCTTCCACGAACTCGACCGCCGCCACGAAGCAGTGAAGCAGGCGACGCGGGCGCTCGACACCACGCGCCAGATCGAGACTGCGCTGCAATTGCATGGCCTCATCTACGAATGGGCCGACAATTCCGTACTGCTCGAGACCTGGCAGCGCCTGACCAGCCGGCTGCAGATGTATTTCGCCCTCCACCAGCAGGCCCGCGCCGAGCCGGTACCCGCCGAGGATGTGCATGACACCTATGTGCGCCTGCTCAAAGGCAACGACATGCGCGCCGCCCAACGCCATGCGCGCGAACATATCGACCTCGATTTCGAGGAGCTTCTCGCCTATGCGCGCGGCCTCGAAAAGCGCGCATCGAAGGGCGCCTGA
- a CDS encoding mandelate racemase/muconate lactonizing enzyme family protein — protein MKIKSIKAYHVVQPFVDGPYRMSKGRVADCFDAVIVAITSDNGVTGWGEMAPLGNFYSAAFPAGTRAGVPEIAPHLIGQDPRGLAGIGRLMDTVFKGHPYIKSALDMACWDLAARAADVPLVTMLGGRESETAELYRVVTHGTLDQMAALARRIVAEGYHRLQVKVGGNVRDDIERVTVVAAAVPKGTVIFCDANAGWTPYQARQFADATRGIDYTFEQPCTTLDENMSVRRMLDKPMVLDESVTSLEEMLEIHRRGAADGLTLKISRLGGVTRTRQIRDVAVDLGFMITVEDTGGAEIDTAAMAHLSLSTPEERRLHAIAFHEWVTVRTASNKPPVTGSRMGIPDGPGLGIDVVPDLLGKPFFEIGG, from the coding sequence GTGAAGATCAAGAGTATCAAAGCCTACCATGTCGTGCAGCCCTTCGTGGACGGGCCCTACCGCATGTCGAAGGGGCGCGTCGCCGATTGCTTCGACGCGGTGATCGTCGCCATCACGTCCGACAACGGCGTGACCGGCTGGGGCGAGATGGCGCCGCTCGGCAATTTCTACTCGGCCGCGTTCCCGGCCGGCACCCGCGCCGGCGTGCCGGAAATCGCACCTCATCTCATCGGCCAGGATCCGCGCGGCCTTGCCGGCATCGGCCGGCTGATGGACACGGTGTTCAAGGGCCACCCCTACATCAAGTCGGCGCTCGACATGGCCTGCTGGGACCTCGCGGCGCGCGCCGCCGATGTGCCGCTGGTGACCATGCTCGGCGGCCGCGAGAGCGAGACGGCGGAACTCTACAGGGTCGTCACGCACGGTACGCTCGATCAAATGGCCGCGCTTGCCAGGCGCATCGTCGCCGAGGGCTACCACCGGCTGCAGGTCAAGGTGGGCGGCAATGTCCGCGACGATATCGAGCGCGTGACGGTGGTCGCTGCCGCCGTGCCGAAGGGCACGGTCATTTTCTGCGACGCCAACGCCGGCTGGACGCCTTATCAGGCGCGCCAGTTCGCCGACGCCACGCGTGGCATCGACTACACGTTCGAGCAGCCCTGCACGACGCTCGACGAGAACATGTCGGTGCGCCGCATGCTCGACAAGCCGATGGTGCTGGACGAATCCGTCACCTCGCTGGAGGAGATGCTGGAAATTCACCGCAGGGGTGCCGCCGACGGGCTGACGCTGAAGATCTCGCGACTGGGCGGCGTCACCAGGACGCGTCAGATCCGCGACGTTGCCGTCGACCTTGGCTTCATGATCACGGTCGAGGACACCGGCGGCGCCGAGATCGATACGGCTGCGATGGCGCATCTGTCGCTGTCGACGCCGGAAGAGCGCCGCCTGCACGCAATCGCCTTCCACGAATGGGTGACGGTGCGCACCGCCTCGAACAAGCCGCCGGTCACGGGAAGCCGCATGGGCATTCCCGACGGGCCCGGCCTCGGCATCGACGTGGTGCCGGATCTGCTCGGCAAACCGTTCTTCGAGATCGGCGGCTGA